The genomic stretch GTCCAGGTCATCGTCAAGATGGGCGGCGCGATCTTCGCCATCGGCTTCATGATCTGGGGCCTGCGCGGCGGCCTCCATCAGTTCTGGTCGACCGCGATGGCCGAAGGCAAGATGCACACCTTCGATTTCAGCTTCGACCTGACCAAGGCCACCGTGTGGGGCTTCTTGTTCCTGGTGCTGTTCGAGGTGGTGCTGACCTTCCCCAAGGATCAGGTGCTGATGCAGCGCACCTTGTCGACCAGCTCGGCCAGGGAAGCCGGCCG from Salifodinibacter halophilus encodes the following:
- a CDS encoding sodium:solute symporter; its protein translation is VQVIVKMGGAIFAIGFMIWGLRGGLHQFWSTAMAEGKMHTFDFSFDLTKATVWGFLFLVLFEVVLTFPKDQVLMQRTLSTSSAREAGR